One window of the Acidimicrobiia bacterium genome contains the following:
- a CDS encoding ribonuclease HI family protein produces MSHVLYCDGASRGNPGPAAIGFVLLDPTGGTVIEMGSMIGIATNNVAEYQALITGLEAARTKGVDDLAVRLDSLLLVRQVNGEFRVKAENLKPLHRRAVGLLREFARVEVAHVRRHLNSRADALANAAYDEGG; encoded by the coding sequence GTGAGCCATGTCCTCTACTGCGATGGCGCATCGCGCGGCAATCCCGGTCCTGCCGCGATCGGCTTCGTCCTCCTCGACCCCACCGGCGGCACGGTGATCGAGATGGGGTCGATGATCGGCATCGCCACCAACAATGTGGCGGAGTACCAGGCGTTGATCACCGGCCTAGAGGCGGCCCGCACCAAGGGCGTGGACGACCTCGCGGTACGACTGGACAGTCTGCTGCTCGTGCGCCAGGTGAACGGCGAGTTTCGTGTCAAGGCCGAGAATCTCAAGCCGCTCCACCGTCGGGCGGTGGGCCTGCTGCGAGAGTTCGCCCGGGTCGAGGTGGCTCATGTCCGCCGGCACTTGAACAGCCGGGCCGATGCGCTGGCGAACGCCGCCTACGACGAGGGAGGCTGA
- a CDS encoding metal-dependent hydrolase, which translates to MLLWHLGMTTLAARYVFRDPNMDLRWLALGALLPDIVDKPIGAIFWNDVFHNHRVYAHSLLLPVLALAGAMIFTRRRSVSRKAAIVVVLGWFLHLILDGVWASPGAFLWPLFGFDFPRVAGSDFGTLVGNMISNPLVWLGEVAGAAYLIYLWRSHLGEPGAVARFLRDGKVTHSLRVR; encoded by the coding sequence GTGCTGCTGTGGCATCTCGGCATGACGACACTCGCTGCGCGCTATGTGTTTCGAGATCCCAACATGGACCTGAGGTGGTTGGCGCTCGGGGCGCTCCTCCCGGACATCGTCGACAAGCCGATCGGCGCGATCTTCTGGAACGACGTGTTCCACAACCACCGGGTGTATGCCCACTCCTTGTTGCTTCCGGTGCTCGCCCTGGCGGGGGCCATGATCTTCACCCGACGGCGGTCGGTTTCCCGCAAGGCGGCGATCGTGGTGGTGCTGGGGTGGTTCCTTCACCTGATCCTCGATGGGGTCTGGGCGAGCCCCGGGGCTTTCCTGTGGCCGCTGTTCGGCTTCGACTTCCCGCGAGTCGCCGGCTCCGATTTCGGCACGCTCGTGGGCAACATGATCAGCAATCCCCTGGTCTGGCTCGGGGAGGTGGCTGGTGCGGCCTACTTGATCTACCTGTGGCGCAGTCACCTCGGTGAGCCAGGGGCGGTGGCCCGGTTCCTGCGCGACGGGAAGGTCACTCACTCCCTCAGGGTTCGGTGA
- a CDS encoding sulfite exporter TauE/SafE family protein, with amino-acid sequence MRRTLEATALGLAAGFAGGLFGIGGGLVMVPVLVLWFAMGQHRAHGTSAAVIVAAASAGLIPFAMDGEVDWTTAGWILCGSLIGAFAGATLVSRVSPVWLARAFFSLTVVAAIRMAI; translated from the coding sequence ATGCGCCGGACCCTCGAAGCGACCGCCCTCGGCCTTGCCGCCGGGTTTGCCGGTGGGCTGTTCGGGATTGGAGGCGGCCTGGTAATGGTCCCGGTGCTCGTCCTGTGGTTCGCCATGGGTCAACACCGGGCTCACGGAACCTCGGCTGCGGTGATCGTGGCAGCGGCAAGCGCAGGGTTGATTCCCTTTGCCATGGACGGCGAGGTCGACTGGACCACCGCCGGATGGATCTTGTGCGGTTCGCTGATCGGCGCGTTTGCCGGGGCGACTCTGGTGTCACGGGTGAGCCCCGTCTGGCTGGCCCGGGCCTTCTTCAGCCTCACGGTCGTCGCCGCCATCAGGATGGCCATATGA
- a CDS encoding sulfite exporter TauE/SafE family protein, with product MITIIALIVVGLLAGVMSAALGVGGGIVYVPALVALFGFAQHEAQGTSLAVIVPTMIVAGFVHGRAKRVDWNLVVPLALASLVGGFFGARTALALDAVLLRRMFAVLLILASLRMLAKTRRAGYEPAAPVTEP from the coding sequence ATGATCACGATCATCGCTCTCATCGTGGTGGGGCTCCTCGCCGGAGTGATGTCGGCAGCCCTCGGCGTCGGCGGTGGAATCGTCTACGTTCCCGCCCTGGTTGCCCTTTTCGGGTTCGCCCAGCACGAGGCGCAGGGGACTTCGCTCGCGGTGATCGTGCCGACGATGATCGTGGCGGGATTCGTTCACGGGCGGGCAAAGCGAGTGGATTGGAATCTCGTAGTGCCGCTCGCCCTCGCCTCACTGGTCGGAGGCTTTTTCGGGGCGCGAACCGCCCTCGCCCTCGACGCCGTGCTGCTGCGCAGGATGTTCGCCGTGTTGCTGATCCTGGCCTCGCTCCGAATGTTGGCGAAGACCCGGCGGGCCGGCTACGAGCCGGCGGCTCCGGTCACCGAACCCTGA